One Natrinema halophilum genomic window carries:
- a CDS encoding MFS transporter, with product MSLEQDPSDEEADPLDAFRQFFTLERDVLVLSIAMFAFSLGFQMTSRYMAEYMTALGASVFVVGLFGTVGNVISAVYPYPGGAISDRIGSRYALTAFGLCSTLGFAIWLAAPAVADVSVGPTSLAIVAIFVGLVLAQAWKSFGLGATFAIVKQSVAPSHLAAGFASTETFRRTAFLLGPLFAAALFYPFGSGDGEIRTAFQLILLVAVLFGILGTIVQHVLYEADADGIGSAFEGVSQLVADLRAMPDELRPLLVGDTLVRFANGMVYVFFVIVVTRFLEVGLSLSVPALGTVDLSPQSYFGVLLGLEMLVALLTMVPVARAAERIGLKPVVTLGFAVYALFPILLITAPQNAAALAVLFAFSGLRFAGLPAHKALIVGPAEQGAGGRVTGAYYLLRNVIVIPSAALGGLLWDGFANPLTGERVFDGDPTLAFAIATAIGLIGTVYFFLFGTEFEAYR from the coding sequence GTGAGCCTCGAGCAGGATCCCTCGGACGAGGAGGCCGATCCGCTGGACGCGTTTCGGCAGTTTTTCACGCTCGAGCGGGACGTTCTCGTCCTCTCGATTGCCATGTTCGCGTTCAGCCTCGGCTTCCAGATGACCAGTCGGTACATGGCAGAGTACATGACTGCGTTGGGCGCGTCGGTGTTCGTCGTCGGCCTGTTCGGGACGGTTGGAAACGTTATCAGTGCCGTCTACCCCTATCCGGGCGGGGCGATTTCGGACCGGATCGGCTCCCGGTACGCGCTGACAGCGTTCGGGCTGTGTTCGACGCTCGGGTTCGCCATCTGGCTCGCAGCCCCAGCGGTGGCGGACGTCTCCGTCGGTCCGACGTCGCTGGCGATCGTCGCGATATTCGTCGGCCTGGTGCTCGCCCAGGCCTGGAAATCGTTCGGGCTCGGCGCCACGTTCGCCATCGTCAAGCAGTCGGTGGCTCCGTCGCACCTCGCCGCCGGCTTCGCGAGTACGGAGACGTTTCGTCGGACCGCTTTTCTCCTCGGACCGCTGTTTGCCGCGGCGCTCTTCTACCCCTTCGGCTCGGGCGATGGGGAGATACGGACCGCCTTTCAGCTCATCTTGCTCGTCGCAGTCCTCTTCGGGATTCTCGGAACGATCGTCCAACACGTCCTCTACGAGGCCGATGCGGACGGCATCGGATCGGCGTTCGAAGGCGTCTCCCAGCTAGTCGCCGATCTTCGAGCGATGCCAGACGAACTCCGACCGCTGCTCGTCGGCGACACGCTGGTCCGCTTCGCCAACGGCATGGTTTACGTTTTCTTCGTCATCGTCGTCACGCGCTTTCTCGAGGTGGGCCTCTCGCTTTCCGTCCCGGCTCTCGGCACGGTCGATCTGTCGCCACAGTCGTATTTCGGTGTTCTGCTGGGGCTCGAGATGCTGGTCGCGTTGCTGACGATGGTTCCTGTCGCTCGAGCCGCCGAACGTATCGGACTCAAGCCCGTCGTTACGCTCGGGTTCGCGGTCTACGCCCTGTTTCCGATCTTGCTGATCACTGCACCACAGAACGCCGCCGCTCTCGCGGTCCTCTTTGCCTTCTCGGGGTTGCGATTCGCCGGCCTTCCCGCGCACAAAGCGCTGATCGTGGGACCCGCCGAGCAAGGTGCCGGGGGTCGGGTGACCGGCGCGTACTATCTCCTGCGGAACGTGATCGTCATTCCGAGCGCGGCGCTCGGCGGATTGCTGTGGGACGGATTCGCAAACCCCCTGACCGGTGAGCGGGTGTTCGATGGCGATCCGACGCTCGCGTTCGCCATCGCGACGGCAATCGGTCTGATCGGAACGGTCTACTTCTTCCTGTTTGGCACGGAGTTCGAGGCGTACCGGTAG
- a CDS encoding DUF502 domain-containing protein — protein MASWKRDFASGLIVLGPILITLYAIYWLYGLVAGVTPGLILDPAALKPLIPGTTEQALQTRQQVAQFLRVIVALTVFVILTFSVGYLMRTTVGGLVERLVDNIANRVPVVRVVYNASKMAAETAFGEQESLQKPVKIETWEGLRMTAFKTGKVTGDGREVLFLPTSPNITTGYVVEVESEEITELEEDVEDALTRVLSAGFGDANRRGMDAGISIDVIDEAGSDRDDRSNQTDHVERANDD, from the coding sequence ATGGCTTCGTGGAAGCGGGATTTTGCGAGTGGGCTGATCGTCCTCGGCCCGATCCTCATCACGCTCTACGCTATTTACTGGCTTTACGGATTGGTCGCCGGTGTGACCCCCGGTCTCATTCTGGACCCGGCCGCGCTCAAGCCGCTCATTCCGGGAACGACCGAGCAGGCCCTCCAGACGCGCCAGCAGGTCGCCCAGTTCCTCCGCGTCATCGTCGCGTTGACCGTCTTCGTCATTCTCACGTTTTCCGTCGGGTACCTCATGCGGACGACCGTGGGCGGGCTGGTCGAACGACTCGTCGACAATATCGCTAACCGCGTGCCGGTGGTTCGCGTCGTCTACAACGCTTCCAAAATGGCAGCTGAAACTGCCTTCGGTGAACAGGAATCGCTTCAGAAACCGGTCAAGATCGAAACCTGGGAGGGGCTTCGGATGACCGCGTTCAAGACGGGAAAGGTAACAGGCGACGGTCGCGAGGTCCTCTTCCTGCCGACGTCGCCGAACATCACGACCGGTTACGTCGTCGAAGTCGAGTCCGAGGAGATCACCGAACTCGAGGAGGACGTTGAGGACGCGTTGACACGCGTTCTAAGCGCCGGATTCGGCGATGCCAACCGCCGCGGCATGGACGCTGGCATCTCGATCGACGTCATCGACGAGGCAGGGTCCGACCGCGACGATCGTTCCAACCAGACCGATCACGTCGAGCGTGCAAACGACGACTAA